From Pseudarthrobacter equi, a single genomic window includes:
- a CDS encoding oxidoreductase → MATWLITGCSTGLGRALAQAVLEAGHNAVVTARNAASVEDIAAAHPDTSLALPLDVTDTAQVADAVGQAEERFGGVDVLVNNAGYGYRAAVEEADDGDIRSLFDTNFFGAVDMIKAVLPGMRARKSGAIFNISSIGARITPAGSGYYSATKAALEGLSGSLRNEVQPLGISVTAVEPGGFRTDFAGRSLTQSATPIGDYADTAGKRRKENDTMDGNQAGDPVKAAQAIVTVAESGNPPALLLLGTDAYGAFGMVADAQLAEREQWKDLSTSTDITG, encoded by the coding sequence ATGGCAACGTGGCTCATCACAGGATGCTCCACCGGACTTGGCCGCGCCCTGGCCCAGGCCGTCCTCGAAGCCGGGCACAACGCCGTCGTCACCGCCCGGAACGCCGCCTCGGTGGAGGACATCGCGGCAGCCCACCCGGACACCAGCCTGGCCCTCCCCCTGGACGTCACGGACACGGCGCAGGTGGCGGACGCGGTGGGGCAGGCGGAGGAGCGCTTCGGCGGCGTGGACGTGCTGGTGAACAACGCCGGCTACGGGTACCGCGCGGCCGTTGAAGAAGCGGACGACGGCGACATCCGGAGTTTGTTCGACACCAACTTTTTCGGCGCGGTGGACATGATCAAGGCCGTCCTGCCCGGCATGCGGGCGCGGAAATCGGGGGCGATCTTCAACATCTCCTCCATCGGCGCGCGCATCACCCCGGCAGGGTCCGGCTACTACTCCGCCACGAAGGCCGCGCTGGAGGGCCTGTCCGGCTCGCTCCGCAACGAGGTGCAGCCGCTGGGCATCAGCGTCACCGCCGTGGAACCGGGCGGCTTCCGCACCGACTTCGCCGGCCGCTCGCTCACCCAGTCCGCGACGCCGATCGGCGACTACGCAGACACGGCCGGCAAGCGGCGCAAGGAGAACGACACCATGGACGGCAACCAGGCCGGCGATCCGGTGAAGGCGGCCCAGGCGATCGTCACAGTGGCCGAGTCCGGGAACCCGCCGGCGCTGCTGCTCCTGGGCACTGACGCGTACGGGGCCTTCGGCATGGTGGCCGACGCCCAGCTGGCCGAGCGGGAGCAGTGGAAGGACCTCAGCACCAGCACGGACATCACCGGCTAG